The Leifsonia poae region CCCGTCGGGCCACGTCAGAGAACGCGTCGGCCGCGGTCACGAGGATGACGTCCCATCCGCGCTCGACCAGCCACTCGCGGCGGCGGATGTCGTCGCGGTAGACCTTCGCCGTACTGCGATGGTGGTCACCCAGATACTCGATCGCCACCCGATACGCGGGGTACGCCAGATCGATCATCGCAGCGGTTTCACCCGTCGGCCCGGCAACCCGGTAGTTGAGTTCCGGCGACGGCAGCTGCGCATCCTCGAGGGCCAGGCGCAGCCGTGACTCCTGAGGCGAGAGCGATCCGTAGCGGATGCGCGGCGCGGCGAGCCGCAGATTCCGGACTCCGCGGTGACGGCCGTGACGGCGAAGCGCGCCATCGAGTTGGGCGCGTGTGACAGGTGGGGGGTTCCGGCTGTACGGCTCATCGCCCGTCAGGAGGAAATCACCGATCACCGTGAGCTCCTCAGGCGTGAGAAGGCTACCGAGCTGCACCCAGGCTTCCTCGGGAGCCAGAACACGCATGCCTCCGACCTGCACCACGCGCTGCCCGGTCGGCGTGAGCTGGTGGCCGGTGACCCCGCGTATCCGCGGCGGACGATCGGGCTCGAAGACGCTGACGTCGACCTCGACGGGGAGAACCCGGCGGGGGAGAGGCATTCTGTGGGCGACCGCTGCCGATCGGTGCGACAGGACAACCCCAGGAGGGAGTATCAGCATGGCTGTGCGACACAACTCGAGGTGACCTGTCGGCGCTGTCGACGTGCGAATCCCGTGAAAGGGCCGGTGGTACCGGCCGTCGTACAGTGAAGCTCGCGGCACACCTGCGGCGAGTGCGTCTCTCGTTCTGAACCCCTGCATCCGCTCACCCAACCGCATCTTCCGTCAGCCCGCAGAAGTTATCCACACCCCACCCGTCGAGTGCGCACAAAGTCGCCCGAAAACGCGCGAGTCCGCAGACAATTCGTGGACTCGACGGTTTGGGGGGAGGGGGGGCGGGGCGGGGAGGAGGGGGTTAGGAGTCGAGGGCGGCGAAGCGTTCGATGTCGGAGGAGGTGCCGGAGATGATGATGAGGTCGTGGTTGGAGACGACGGTGTCGGCGGTGGCATAGGTGAACGGTTTGCCGGGGGACTTCACGCCGACGACAGTGATGCGGTATTTGGTGCGCACGCCAGACTCGGTGAGGTTGAGTCCCCGGATGGGTTTCGGCGGGTACATCTTCACAAGGGCGAAGTCGTCGTCGAACTCGATGAAGTCGAGCATGCGGCCGGAGACAAGGTGGGCGACACGTTCGCCCGCTTCGGCCTCCGGGTAGATCACGTGGTTGGCGCCGATGCGTTCGAGGATCTTGCCGTGCGATTGCGAGATCGCTTTCGCCCAGATCTGCGGCACCTTGAGGTCGACCAGGTTCGCGGTGATGAGCACGCTCGCCTCGATTGACGAGCCGACAGCCACGACGGCGATGGAGAAGTCTTCCCCGCCGATCTGGCGCAGGGTCTCGATGGATCGCGCATCCGCCTGCACCGTATGCGTCACGCGGTCGGCCCACTTCTGCACCAGGGCGCCGTCTGTGTCGATGGCCAGCACCTCGCGGTCGAGCCGGTCGAGCTGTCCGGCGGTGGCGGCGCCGAAACGTCCGAGGCCGATCACCAGCACCGGGGCGTTGTGCTTGATCCTGTCAACCAACGAGCGGCCTCTCCTCCGGGTTCTGGAACAGCTGTTTGCGTTGACTCTGGGCCAGCGCCGCAGCGAGTGTCACTGTACCAACGCGCCCGCAGAACATCGTGGCAGCCATGACGTACACACCCGCATCCGGGAGCTTCTCGGTGAGCCCCGTGGAGAGACCGCAGGTGGCGAACGCCGAGATCACATCGAAGAGCACATGGTCGAGGGGGGCCTTCGTGATCTGCAGGATGACGATGCTCGACACGGCAACGATCGTCGCGCCCCAGATGGCGACCGCCACCGACAGGCGCAGGACGTCGATCGGGATGCGGCGCTTGAACGCATCCATCGATTCCACCCCGCGTGCCTCGGCGAAGGCGGCGAGGAACAGCACAGCGAGTGTCGTGACTTTGATGCCGCCGGCCGTCGAGGCCGAGCCGCCGCCGATGAACATGAGCATGTCGGTCACCAGCAGGCTCGAGCCGTGCAGATCGTCGATGGGGATCGTCGAGAACCCGCCCGACCGGGTCATCGTCGACAGGAACAAGGATTGGAAGACGGTGTGGCCGGCATCCAGATTGCCGAACGTCTTCGGGTTGTCGTATTCGAGAACGATGTAGAGCACAGTGCCGGCGACGAGCAGGATCACCGACGTGAGCAGCGTCATCTTCACGTGGATGGACCACCGCCGCCGCCGTTTCCGCAGGTTCATGGCGATGGCGAGGATGACCGGAAACCCGATCGAGCCGAGGAAGACGCCGATCATCAGGGCGCCGAGGAACCAGTAGTCGGTGGCGAACGGGGTGAGGCCTTCGACGTTCGGGGCGAAGCCGGTGTTCGTGAACGCCATCGCCGAGTAGTAGACGCTCTCCCAGACGGCGGTGCCGAGCCCGGTGCCGGCGATGAGCATCCGCACGAAGAGCAGCATTGCCACGACGCCTTCGATGACGACCATGCTGAGAGCGACGGTGATCAGCAGCTTTCCGACCTCGCCGAGGCGCACAGCCTGCCCCTCGGCCACCGGCCCGGCGTGGATGCGCTGTGGGTTGCTGTCGCTGGCGGCCATCAGCTTGGCGCGCAGTCCGAGCCGTCTGGAAATGACGAGGCCCAGGATGCTCGCCATCGTCAGCACGCCGACCGCGCCGACCTGAACGCCCACGTAGACCAGCGAGTGCCCGAACACCGACCAGTGGGTGGCCATGTCGACGGTGGAGAGCCCGGTGACGCAGATCACGGAGACGGCCGTGAACAGGGCGTCGGCGAGCGGCGTGGTCGAGCTCGTGGTCGTGGCGATCGGCAGCGAGAACAGCAGCGTGAACACGAGGATGAGCAGCGTGAACACCAGGATCGCGAACCGTGAGGGGCTGCGGCTCGCGAAGCCGTTGAGGGCTTCGCGAACGCGGCCGGCCGGGCCGGCCGGCAGCCGTCTGGTGAGCTGGCCTGCTCGCATGGTCTGCTCCTCCCTGACGACAGCTTGACATGGTACTCCGCTGGGCGAGTGACTAGCCTGGGGGAATGGCCGACATCTTTGACGTGATTGCCGACGCGACGCGACGCGACATTCTGGGCGTTCTCCTCGACCGTCACGCCGCCGACGCCGCCGACGCCGCCGGCGAGATCAGCGTCTCCGAGATCGTGGCCACCCTTGAGCTCAGCCAGCCGACCGTCTCCAAACACCTGAAGGTGCTGCGGGATGCGGGACTCGTCGCCGTTCGCGAGGAGGGCCAGCATCGCTACTACCGCCTCGATTCGGCGCCGTTGGAGGCCGTGGAGGATTGGATCATCCCGTTCGTGGCGACCGAGCTCGACATCTCCGGCCTGGGGGTCGATCTGGCCGACGAGACCCGCGAGTTCGCGAGCACGGTCGGCAAGGTGTTCGCCGACACGAGCCACCGGGTGACGTCGGCCGTCGAGCGCGTCACCCCGCGCAAATGGCGTCGCGACTGAGCAGGCGCCCCTCGCCCCTTTACGCGAGGGCCGAACTGGCTCTAGAGTGTCGATTCACCACCCGTTCCACACGGGTACCATTGGACTTCAGACCCGTCATCGGGTCCGGAACAAGAGGAATTCGACACTCATGGCACGCGATCTCTCGGATGTGCGCTTTCTGACGGTCGCCGAGGTGGCCGACATGATGCGCGTCTCCCGCATGACCGTGTACCGTCTGGTGCACTCTGGGGAGCTCCCCGCCATCCGGTTCGGGCGTTCGTTCCGGGTGCCGGAGTCGGCCGTCACGCAGGCTCTGGACAACCACGTCGCCGACACTGCCTGACGTCCGCTAGACTGGTGTCTTGTGTCGCCGCGTATCCCGCGGCCTGCCCCCTATCTTTTGTGAGGTCTACGTGGGTTCCGTTATCAAGAAGCGTCGCAAGCGTATGGCGAAGAAGAAGCACCGCAAGCTGCTTCGCAAGACTCGCCACCAGCGTCGCAACAAGAAGTAGACCTCAGCGTCTGCAGCGCAAGCGTCGGCACCTGAAAGGGTCGGCGCTTTTTGCTTGGTCCCGTTTATGGTGGCCGGGCTCTAGGCTGATCAGGTGTCTTCCGTCGACCTGATCCTCATCGGCAAACCGGGCTGCCATCTCTGCGATGACGCACGGGAAGTGATCCGGTCTGTCGTTGCCGACCTGCCGGAGGATTCCCCCGCTGTCACCGTCGCCGAGCGGAACATCCTGGAGGATGCCGAGCTGCACGAGCGCTACGTGGAGGAGATCCCCGTCGTGCTCATCGGCGGCCGGGTGCACACCTACTGGCGCGTCGATCCCGCGCGTCTGCGAACCGCTCTCTTGGAGGCAGTATGACCATCCGCCACGTCGTCTCGTGGAAGCTCGCCGCGACCGGGGAAGCCGAGCGTGCCGAACAGATCGCCGCGATCACGTCCGGCCTGGAGTCGCTGCCGGCGACCATTCCGGAGCTGCTGAGCCTGGAGGTCGGCGTGAACGCGCTCACCCCCGAGGCGAACTTCGATGTCGTGCTGATCAGCGACTTCGAGGATGCGGCGGCGTTGGCGCGATATGTCGAGCATCCCGACCACCAGGCCGTCGCCGCGTACATCCGCTCGGTGATAAGCGGCCGCTCAGCCGTCGATTTCGAGGTCTGAGCAGCCGCTCGACCGATCAGAGGATCGGGTTCTCGTCGATCTCCGCGTCGGTGCGCCGGAACTCGCTGAAGAACTGCTGGCGGGCGGATTCGTAGAGTTCGTGGACGAGCGTCGCCGCTTTCTCGCCGTCTCGCTCTTTGGCGGCGGCGGCGATCTCGGCGATCCGCCCCGGGATGTCGGCCGTGTCGAACGGCAGCTCCCAGACGGTCACATAGCGCAGGAGCTGCGGGCTGAGTCCTTCGGCCACGGCGAGGAGCACGCGGTTGTCGGTGGCTTCTTCGAGCTCGTGGAAGAACGCGTTGAGGTCGGCGCCGAGGGCGGGGAGGTCGGCCGACTTGGCGTGCTTCCTCGCATCTCTGGCCAGCTTCTCGAGGCGGGTGATCGCGGCCGGGGTCAGCTGCGGGATCCCTGTGCGGGCGGCGTGCTCGTGGAGGATGCCGGTAGCGTAGATCGCTTCATCGATGGCGCGCAGGTCGATCGGGGCGACCCGGGTGTACCGGTTGGGTGCCATCTCGACGAGACCGATGTCGGCGAGCTTCATGAGGGCCTCGCGCACCGGAGTGCGGGAGACGCCGAGCCAGGCGGTCAGTTTCTCGTCGAGCAGGGTCTCGCCGGGCTCGAGCGTGCCGTCGATGATCCCGTCGTAGAGCCGGGTGTAGACGACGTCGCGGAGCAGCTGACGCTCGACGGGCTTGGTGTCTTTGACGGGCAGTGGCATTATTTCTCCTCGGTCTCGAGCGAGTCCACCAGTGCGCCGACGGTGTGCAGCCAGAAGTCGTCGACTCCGGCGGCCGCCGTGTCGGCGTCGCCGGCGATCGAGGCGTCAACGGTGGCCTGCAGGATGGGCAGGCCGGTTTCGAAGGGGGCGGTGGAGGGCGCGATGTTGATGGCGCGCCGGATCTCGGGCATGTGGCGCGAGAGGAGGCGGGCGATCGTTTTGTTGTCGAGCCGCCGCACGTAGATGTTGAGGAAGTTCTCGCTGACCAGCCGTGATCGGCCGAGGTCGGCCAGGCCTTCGCCGGAGCTGATCTGCTCTGCGAAGGAGGCGAGCTCGGCCTTGTCTCCGTCGGTGAGCAGTGGGGTCGCATCCCGCACCACGCTGCGGAACAGGGTGCGGAGGGTTTCGATCAGACCGCGGAGGCGGTTCGTGTCGATCGGCGTGACCCTGGTGCGCTTCTGGGGCAGGATCTCGACGAGCCCCATGGCTGCGAGCTGGTTGAGGGCCTCGCGCACAGGGGTGCGGGAGACGCCGACCCATTTCTCGATCTCGGCGTCGAAGAGCTGCTCACCGGGGAGGAGGTCGCCGTCGACGATCGCGTCGAGGAGGCGGAGGAATACTTCGTCTCTGATCAGCCGTCTCGGGTTGACGGCCTCTGTGTCGGGTACAGGCATACATGAATATTACATCTGCCACGGTGTCACGACAGGAGGACATCGACCAATGAAAAGGGGCGTCCGCCGATCTCGATCGGAGGGCGCCCCTTGCTCACTATCGAGATCAGCTGTCGACGACGACGACCTCGGCTTCTGCGGCGTTGCGCTTCACGGAATCGATCCCGTTCTGCGCGCTCGCCTTGGAGTTGTACGCCTCGCCGACGGCGATGATCTCACCGTTCCCGGCCTTCAGGCGGAACCGCCAGTGCTCGGACTTGTCTTGGTAGAGCTCGAACTTTCCCGCCATTGCGCTTGCTCTCTTCCTTGCAGTGGATGCGGCCGACTGGTCGCGGATATCAGAATACGAACCGCACGGGCGTTCGCGCTAGAGGGGAGAGCCTCCGTGCCCGGCACGGGCGTCGCGAACGCCGTGCGTCGTCGTCGGCGTCGACGGCCTCAGAACTTGTTGCCGAGGGCCTTCGCTTTGAGGGCGTCGAACTCGCCCGCAGTGATGACGCCCTGGTCGAGGAGCGCCTTCGCCTTGGCGATATCGTCGGCGGGCGAGGTGCTGGCGACCTGACGGATGTAGTCGTCGGCCTGCGACTGAGCCTGGGTCACTTCCTTCACCTGGCGCTCGGCCATACCGCGGCCGCGAGCGATCAGGTAGACGAGCACCGTGAGGAACGGCAGGAAGATGAGGAAGATGATCCACAGCGCCTTCCACCAGCCGTTGAGCTTGCGGTCGCGGAACAGATCACCGATCACGGCGAACAGCGCGAACAAGTACGCAATGAACGCGAAGGCCCAGAAGATGAGCCAGATGACGTTCCAGAAGTTGTTCCACATTGCGGGGTTTCCCTTTCATTCGCCGTGCCGGAGTGGCGCGGTGTCCTGACGAAAAGGTAGCGCTCGCGTCGGCTCGGGCACCAGCGAAAGCGACTCAAATACATGTATGTAGCGCATCCCGCCCGCGGGGCCGCCGCCAGGAGTCCGCGTCGGCCGCCAGCGCTAGGCTGACGCCATGCTGCCCCAGAACCGCCCGCGCACAGCGCGAGGCCGCGGGCCCGGGCGGTGGATCGCCCTCGTCGCCGGGCTGATCGTCGGGGGTCTTCTCGCGCTCGCCGTCGGCCTGCTCCTGCTCGTCGTCGCGGTCGCGGTCGGCCTCCTCGCCGTCGTGGTGCGGATCGTCGAGGCGCTGGCGGGCTGGGTGTGGTTCGCCGTGCAGCGGAGGGCGCGCAACCCCTACCCGTTCCGTCTGCGGCCGCCGCGCGATCGCGCGGAACGCACGCTGACCGACAGCTCCCTCTATCTGAACGCGGCACCCCGGCTCTTCGGGGCGACCGCGCGGCTGGCGGTGCCTCTGCTCGCCCCGCTCGCATTGCTCGCCGGGCTGATCGGCCTGGTCTCGCCGCGGTGGCGCGCCCGGCCGTACGTCGCGGTCTTCACGCTGCCGGGTCTCCTTCGCAAAGCCGTGAACGTGGGACGTCGTCGCGGGCTGCTCCTCGACGGGCACCGCGTGCGCACCCTCGAATACGACGACTATCTGGCCGAGACGTTCCCGCACATTCGCGACTTCCTCACCTGGTGGCGCGACCCGGATGCGCGGCACGATTATCGGCCGTCACCGGGCATCGTCGACGCCCCGGCCGCCCTCCTCGGGCTCGCCCTCGGGCCGTACCCCGACCCGCTCGGCTACCCCGGACTCGCGGCGGGAGCGTTGAGACGGCACCAGATCACCGGTCTGCGCGACCTGTTCGTGAGCCAGCGCGAGATCGACGACCTGTGCGATCCCGACCTCGACGATCGGGCGGATGTCGCGCTCATCCGGCTGAGCTCCCGCCCGGATGCGAGCGGGTTGCGGCACTGGATCGTGCAGTTCCCGAGCACCAAGTCGTGGCATCCCCGCGCCGGCGTCGCCCCCAACGACCTCACGGCCGACCTCGTGATCGGCGCAGACGTCGAGGCGACCGCTACCCGTGCCGGACTCGAGACGATGCGTGCCGCCGGAATCCGCCAGGGCGAGCCGGTGCTGCTGGCCGGGTTCAGCCTCGGCGGAATGGTGGCGGCCCAAGTCGCCGTTCGGGCGGCCGCCGCCGGCTTCACGGTGACGCACCTGGTCACCGGTGGTGCCCCGCTCGGCCGGTTGGAGTTACCGCCCGGCGTGCGTGTCCTCGCCCTGGAGCACGTGCTCGACATCGTTCCCCGGCTGGAGGGCCGCGAGAATCCCGTGCGCTGGAGCCGGGGCGGTGTCTCGGGGGTGACCGCGGGCACCCGGGAGTTCGTGACCGTCAAGGCGGGTCCGCCGCTGCCGATCGGGTTCCGCTTGGGCGCGCTCCACCAGTCGACCGCCTACGCAGACACGGCCGGCGCACTCGAAGCCGACCCGCCCGACGAGCGCGTCGCCGACATGCTCCGGCAGTTGCGCGTGCACTTCGGCCCCGGGCAGCGGCTCGTCGACCACGCCGCGCTGCGGGCCGGGGCGTCGGTGCCGCAACCGTCGGTGCCGTTCTACCTGCACAGCACGGTGCAGGAGGGGATCACCCGCGGCACCCTGCGACAGACGCTGCGGCGCATCCCCGGGGTGATAGCAGTGGACGTCTACCAGTCGCGTGCCGGATTCGCCACGACGATCCTGTGGAACGCCGATGTGCTCGTGCGCAGTCTGCGGCCGTGGTTCACCTCGGTGGAGCGGATCGCCGTCTACCGAGGGCTGCTCTCGCTGCTCAAACGGCGACGCGCCGTCGGCATCCACTTCCGGCTGCAGGCCAAGGAGACCCCGGGCGTCACCTGGGAGGCCACGGTGCAGCGGATGCCGGACGGACGCTGGCGGGAGATCCTCGACCTCACGTTCGAAGACGCCGAGGCGGACGCCGAGTTTCGGCCGCTGCTACTGCCGGGCGGGGACGAGTCGACGGTGGCCTACTACCCGGCGCACGCGTTCGATCCGGTATTCGACCGGACGGTGACCGGGTGACCGGGTGACCGGGTGACTGGGTGACCGGGTGACCGGGTGACTGGGTGACCGGGTGACTGGGTGGGCGCCGGGAGGGCGTCGCCCGTATTCAGGATGAATGCCTCGGGCGCGACCGCCAGTGCCTGAGTACAGGACGTGTCGGCGCGCGCCGCGTGGGTTCCCCTGAATTCAGGGGGCCGGGGCAGGGCGGGGGCGGGCCGGCTGACCGGGTGGCCGGGTGACCGGGTGGCCGGCCGACCGGGTGGGCGCCGGGTGGGCGTCGCCGGTATTCAGGATGAATGCCTCGGGGGCGACCGCCAGTGCCTGAGTACAGGACGTGTCGGCGCGCGCCGCGTGGGTTCCCCTGAATTCAGGGGCCGGGCCGGGGCGGGGCGGGCCGGGGCGGGGCGGAGCAGGGCCGGGGCGGGGCGGAGCAGGGCGGTGCCGGGCCGGGGCGGGGGCAGGGCGGGGCGGGTTCTGGCGCGACGGCCGCTGCAGAGGGTCGTGGTCACTCCGCGGCGGATGCGGCGTTCGCAGATGCGCCACCGTGTCGACGCGCATCCCGGTGTCGAAAATCCGTGCCGTGACCGTACTATGAACTCACCGCTCGATCGAGGAGGACACGTGGGACGCGAAAGCTTCTGGACATCCGACCCGTACGACCTGCTGAAAGCCGGGGACGACTTCACGCTGGCCGACCAGGCGACGGATGCGCACTCGGGTTTCGACGGCGGCAAGCACGACGGCGCCGCAGCGCTGGCGGAGGGGGCGAGCATCCTCGCCGATCTGCAGGAGCGGCTCTTCGCGGCAGGGACCGTCGGCGACCAGCGCCGGGTGCTGCTCGTGCTGCAGGCGATGGACACGGCGGGCAAAGGCGGGATCGTCTCGCATGTCGTGGGTGCTGTGAACCCCGGCGGTGTCCGTTACAAAGGGTTCAAGAAGCCGACGAAAGAGGAGCTCTCCCACGACTTCCTCTGGCGGGTGGAGAGGGAACTCCCGGCCGCCGGTCAGATCGGCGTCTTCGACCGCTCCCACTATGAGGATGTGCTGATCGGCCGCGTCCGCGAGCTCGCCCCGGCAGCCGAGATCGAGCGACGCTACGGCGCGATCAACGACTTCGAGTCGCAGCTCGTCGACGACGGCACGAGCATCGTCAAGGTGATGCTGCACCTCGGCAAGGACGAGCAGAAATCACGGCTCGCGGACCGGCTCGACCGGCCGGACAAGCACTGGAAGTACAACCCCGGCGACGTCGACGAGCGTCTGCTCTGGGATTCGTACCAGGATGCGTACCAGACGGTGTTCGAGCGTACCTCCACCGAGCACGCCCCCTGGTTCGTGGTGCCCGCCGACCGCAAATGGTATGCGCGGCTCGCCGTGCAGCATCTGCTCATCCGGGCGCTCGAAGAACTCGACCTCGGCTGGCCACCCGCCGACTACGACGTGGACGTCGAGCGTAAGCGCCTGGCCGCCTCCTGATCTCGTCGCTTCGGTGGGGCGGGGCTCAGCCGAATGCTTCGACGATGGGGCGGAACTTCATCGCCGTCTCGGCGAGCTCCCGCTCCGGGTCGGAGTCCGCGACGATTCCGCAGCCGGCATACGCCGTGAGGTCGCCGTTCTCGCTCACCTGTGCGCAGCGCAGGGCGATGGCCCATTCGCCGTCGCCGTCGGCACCCACCCAGCCGACCGGTCCCGCGTAGCGGCCCCGGTCGAACGGTTCGAGCTCGCGGATGAGGGCCACCGCATCCCGGGTCGGGGCTCCGGCGACCGCTGCGGTGGGGTGCAGGGCGTCGATCAGGTCGAGGGAGGTGGAGCCGTCGCTGAGGGTGCCCTCCACGTCGGTCGCCAGATGCCACAGATTGGGCAGCTTCAGGGTGAACGGGACATCGCTGGCCGCGAGCCCCGAACTGTGCGGCGCGAGGGCGGCCAGGACACTGTCGACGGCGTAGCCGTGCTCATCCTGGTCTTTGGTGCTGG contains the following coding sequences:
- a CDS encoding endonuclease domain-containing protein, with amino-acid sequence MPLPRRVLPVEVDVSVFEPDRPPRIRGVTGHQLTPTGQRVVQVGGMRVLAPEEAWVQLGSLLTPEELTVIGDFLLTGDEPYSRNPPPVTRAQLDGALRRHGRHRGVRNLRLAAPRIRYGSLSPQESRLRLALEDAQLPSPELNYRVAGPTGETAAMIDLAYPAYRVAIEYLGDHHRSTAKVYRDDIRRREWLVERGWDVILVTAADAFSDVARRVRTALRRSLTK
- a CDS encoding potassium channel family protein, with translation MVDRIKHNAPVLVIGLGRFGAATAGQLDRLDREVLAIDTDGALVQKWADRVTHTVQADARSIETLRQIGGEDFSIAVVAVGSSIEASVLITANLVDLKVPQIWAKAISQSHGKILERIGANHVIYPEAEAGERVAHLVSGRMLDFIEFDDDFALVKMYPPKPIRGLNLTESGVRTKYRITVVGVKSPGKPFTYATADTVVSNHDLIIISGTSSDIERFAALDS
- a CDS encoding TrkH family potassium uptake protein, whose product is MRAGQLTRRLPAGPAGRVREALNGFASRSPSRFAILVFTLLILVFTLLFSLPIATTTSSTTPLADALFTAVSVICVTGLSTVDMATHWSVFGHSLVYVGVQVGAVGVLTMASILGLVISRRLGLRAKLMAASDSNPQRIHAGPVAEGQAVRLGEVGKLLITVALSMVVIEGVVAMLLFVRMLIAGTGLGTAVWESVYYSAMAFTNTGFAPNVEGLTPFATDYWFLGALMIGVFLGSIGFPVILAIAMNLRKRRRRWSIHVKMTLLTSVILLVAGTVLYIVLEYDNPKTFGNLDAGHTVFQSLFLSTMTRSGGFSTIPIDDLHGSSLLVTDMLMFIGGGSASTAGGIKVTTLAVLFLAAFAEARGVESMDAFKRRIPIDVLRLSVAVAIWGATIVAVSSIVILQITKAPLDHVLFDVISAFATCGLSTGLTEKLPDAGVYVMAATMFCGRVGTVTLAAALAQSQRKQLFQNPEERPLVG
- a CDS encoding ArsR/SmtB family transcription factor, whose protein sequence is MADIFDVIADATRRDILGVLLDRHAADAADAAGEISVSEIVATLELSQPTVSKHLKVLRDAGLVAVREEGQHRYYRLDSAPLEAVEDWIIPFVATELDISGLGVDLADETREFASTVGKVFADTSHRVTSAVERVTPRKWRRD
- a CDS encoding helix-turn-helix domain-containing protein yields the protein MARDLSDVRFLTVAEVADMMRVSRMTVYRLVHSGELPAIRFGRSFRVPESAVTQALDNHVADTA
- a CDS encoding 30S ribosomal protein bS22; protein product: MGSVIKKRRKRMAKKKHRKLLRKTRHQRRNKK
- a CDS encoding glutaredoxin family protein, which codes for MSSVDLILIGKPGCHLCDDAREVIRSVVADLPEDSPAVTVAERNILEDAELHERYVEEIPVVLIGGRVHTYWRVDPARLRTALLEAV
- a CDS encoding Dabb family protein, which translates into the protein MTIRHVVSWKLAATGEAERAEQIAAITSGLESLPATIPELLSLEVGVNALTPEANFDVVLISDFEDAAALARYVEHPDHQAVAAYIRSVISGRSAVDFEV
- a CDS encoding GntR family transcriptional regulator: MPLPVKDTKPVERQLLRDVVYTRLYDGIIDGTLEPGETLLDEKLTAWLGVSRTPVREALMKLADIGLVEMAPNRYTRVAPIDLRAIDEAIYATGILHEHAARTGIPQLTPAAITRLEKLARDARKHAKSADLPALGADLNAFFHELEEATDNRVLLAVAEGLSPQLLRYVTVWELPFDTADIPGRIAEIAAAAKERDGEKAATLVHELYESARQQFFSEFRRTDAEIDENPIL
- a CDS encoding GntR family transcriptional regulator, whose amino-acid sequence is MPVPDTEAVNPRRLIRDEVFLRLLDAIVDGDLLPGEQLFDAEIEKWVGVSRTPVREALNQLAAMGLVEILPQKRTRVTPIDTNRLRGLIETLRTLFRSVVRDATPLLTDGDKAELASFAEQISSGEGLADLGRSRLVSENFLNIYVRRLDNKTIARLLSRHMPEIRRAINIAPSTAPFETGLPILQATVDASIAGDADTAAAGVDDFWLHTVGALVDSLETEEK
- a CDS encoding YegP family protein; amino-acid sequence: MAGKFELYQDKSEHWRFRLKAGNGEIIAVGEAYNSKASAQNGIDSVKRNAAEAEVVVVDS
- a CDS encoding SHOCT domain-containing protein; this encodes MWNNFWNVIWLIFWAFAFIAYLFALFAVIGDLFRDRKLNGWWKALWIIFLIFLPFLTVLVYLIARGRGMAERQVKEVTQAQSQADDYIRQVASTSPADDIAKAKALLDQGVITAGEFDALKAKALGNKF
- a CDS encoding PPK2 family polyphosphate kinase translates to MNSPLDRGGHVGRESFWTSDPYDLLKAGDDFTLADQATDAHSGFDGGKHDGAAALAEGASILADLQERLFAAGTVGDQRRVLLVLQAMDTAGKGGIVSHVVGAVNPGGVRYKGFKKPTKEELSHDFLWRVERELPAAGQIGVFDRSHYEDVLIGRVRELAPAAEIERRYGAINDFESQLVDDGTSIVKVMLHLGKDEQKSRLADRLDRPDKHWKYNPGDVDERLLWDSYQDAYQTVFERTSTEHAPWFVVPADRKWYARLAVQHLLIRALEELDLGWPPADYDVDVERKRLAAS